atgtataaagacaTAATTTAACACAATTATAACAAACAACAACTTAATAGATAATTTGAACACATAAACTTTCATATTGtttaacaataacaaaatttaataacaaagaaaatatcacatttatagctataaaacaACTtcacttttaatatttgaacatatatatatttacaagataTAACAGACCCAGTTCCTTTTTCTTATAAacataaatgattcaaaattcattttaaacaatatgatacatgtataaaaacaaaattcaacacATTACTGGTAAACTTAACAGATAATTTAAACACAAataatcttttatattttttaacaataacaaaatttaataacaaagaaaatatcacagttaTTTTAGTTATCACAGTTATTTTAGCTATAACACAACTTCACTTTGaatatttgaacatatttacaaaatatcacaGATCTAGTTCCTTTTTCTTAATCTGACTCTGAATCACTGTAGATGACTCTACATCTCTTAAGGGATTTTGGTTGTTTAAAAGAGAAGTTAAATATAACATTGCCAGAAGTATTGGCCGTCCTAAAATTGCCAAAGACATGCTCTTTCATTATGGGTTGATTTTCATAAGAACTTATTTCAGTTCAGTAATTGATGAATAATATCGTCAGTGTTTGATGAAGGCACCACACTGGTGGATGGCAGAGCTGAGCTACATTTATCAAGGGATGAAGAGGAACTGCCGAATTCTGTGACTGGTGGTTCCGAGCAACTAGATGAATAGTTTGTAAGAATAGAAGACATGTGCCTCTGCTGTTCATTGGAGGCAGTGCTGTAATTATTAATAGAGTTAACATTCTTATGGCCGGACAGCTGCTGAATTATGGTTGGGGGGACACCAGCATGTACTAGGGAACTAATGGCTGTCTTTCTTGCGCTGTGGTTAACTTTTCTTCCTTGGATTCCCCCTGCCTCACACATGACCTTCACAATGTTGCCAATCGTATTCTTTCCCATTGGTTGGTTGACATACCAAGCTTTTTCAGGGTGCCTTGAAACTCTTAAGTAAAATGGCGACTCGGGGTTGTTCATCTGTTCTGGTCTTCTCCTTGCAAACTCCTTATACGCTAACACAGGGCATCGGGGATTATCTTaaatgacaaaacatatatgtagtTTATGTATAGAGAGCCATATACTAATCTATATGCAACATTCAAACTACTCAGGTTTCAGGAATAAATCTCAGGTTAACaaataaatgtttcataaatCTGGCAATATGTACCTCTATTTTCAAACATCTTTGGTGCAAAACTCCGACTCTCACTTGTGACCCCAGTTCTTGTCTTTGTTGATCTCTCTCTATATTCTAAATATTCCTCTCCAGTCGAGGTGACCTTTTGCTGCACATCACCCCATCTAAGACTGACATGTTCAGCTCTGCTTCTCATTCCAAAATGCATTGTATTGTTAAGATACAAAACATTTATCAGTGACTTGGGATCTCctgaaaacaatttcaaagacAATATTAGTTGTTGGcttattaaagaaaaagacaTTGTAAGTTTTTCTTGACAAATTGATGagtttgtatttttcttgttgacattttatttgacataaaaaaaattaagtttaagtGAGTCAGAACTAAATCATGAATTACCAGTTCCAAGAAGATTCCTTTCATAAAGAAGATCGATTTTCTCTGGCGTTAGGGGGTCTGCTCGTTTTTCACGATTTCCCTTTCCCAGCTGTCTAAGCAACTTTCGTTTTGACGAAAGAAAATTATCTTTGTTCGAAGAATCAAATGCTCATTTTTTACGAATTATGGCAGCCAATATTAGTTAACTTATAAACTGTAGTCTTTCAGTATTATATGGATTGTCTTGATTGTTTGAAGATTGCTGATCAATGCTTTCTACCATGTTAAAAACtaagatgcatgtatattttagatCCATGTTAATATTTTAGCTCCATGTCCAAAGTACTAGTATATTGATCTGTTTCCAtgctatttatcatttattctatTGTGAAACGTTTTGAATtatgttctaaaaatatatgtaccataATTGTTGAGCCAATAAAATATTCActcacaaaaaaacaaaacaaaacaaaaaaacaaacaaactttcGTTTTGACAAAAGTACATCGCGAGAATGTTTGAACTCCTTATCCGTAATGATGTTTATGTTCAACTTCTTCTCGGCCAAATAACGGTTCACACTCCCTTGGATAGACTTTAACGTGTCGGGTTCATAATCGTCGCCGCTTGCTTTCTTTGCATTCATGAAGAATCTTGCCAAATGCATATCCAGATCATAAACCGGAATTTCCTCCGGGTTTCTGTGTTCACCGTTCTTCGTTAGGTAATCATTAAATTTCCTCAAGTCAGATTCAGTTTTTCTACGCGTATTGGTATTTTGAAGGCCCCTTACAAACTCAAATGTAGAATCTTCTTGTGTGTCTGTCACGTTTTCCTTTCAGTTTCAACATCGGGCATACCAGCTGACGTTACAAGTTCGAGGTTTTCATCTACAGACTGTACACTTAGGCCTAGACTCGAATCTAACAAATCCAGCGTAACATAATCAGTTTTTTCACTTACAGTGTCGTTGAGTCcacacatgtatttcaattcACTAAGTCTATTTCCAAGCAATTCGAATGTTCTTTCATTGAGATCCATTTTACAGTTTTACCGTCTGCAAATGTACACAAACGCCGAAGCGGTAAAAAGCAGAGGTGTTCCGAAAAGAGTAACTATAATACGGCCCATTTCTGAAAGAGTAAAAACCAGAGTGGTTCCGCAAGGGGTGCGATACTATTActgttagttactgactcactacggaaatatattgggttgatcaatctcatagatggcgaggcgaagccgagccgtctatgagattgatcaacccaatatatttccgtagtgagtcagtaactaacctaataagtgttttgttttcccgaggactatcaagcgacatatatttttacaaatagcGATGAAGTCATGTATaagatgcctaacatctcgtccaatttaactcatttaaactcttcaaaattttcaatctcacctttcaaatactcttaaAAATCCTTGCTTCACCCAtatttacttacaatgttttgttgctattcaatttaaaatgttttctccctttcttctgcagagatttgagcaaatttcaacgctgccattttgttctgctccagacaaaacaatgtgacgtcaatattcaaagggcaactactctaatttttaagaatttcaaagggcaactactccaaatactttaagaacttaaggcatgcggtttatgtattaaatactctgaaatgtcgaaatgagtaagcgaagcgtcgaccaatgacggccatattgcctaatattatttctcacagaacaaatatagagatatatgaggcaatcacgtgctatgtttaaaccaatgaaaatatgacatttcagtccaagggaaaacaaggatccgtatcagccctgtAGATCGATATCAGCCCTGCAGAATCcgtatcagccccggaggctGATACTGGTGTTATAAAGTTAGCTGTATCGCATATGCAAATCACTGTATTTATTAGTAAGTAtgtaataaagtatattaaagtCGTGATATAaccatatattttttcttgtgtaaacaattttttcgcGGCAAATGTCTTCATATGATCATTAATCTAATGGACCGGTGTTGTATAGTACCCTtacccctagccatctttcccccagGAAAATGGCTACatagcagcccccccccccccccccccccgaaaaatgACTACATAGTAGGGTTTGTTCCAACGGAAATCTGGCTATAATGGCTATAAAGTAGTATTTCCCCCTTTTATatccagattacccccacggaaaccCTACTATAAAGTAGAGTTTCCCCTTTCCATTCATTTCAGTCATGATTATGGCGGGCCATTCATGACAATATTTCGCGATATCTGAGATGCCATTGATTACTCATAATGAaagataataaatgtttaattagCTTTCCTCAGCAAACTATTTGACAAATCCTTGAATTGTTATATATGTATCTCTCTTGAAGAAAAATGGGGTCTACAATTAGAAAAAATCCATCTATTTTATCCCCCAAAAGTTTGAGGTAAAaactgtaatttattttttaaacttcccCTTCTAATTTTGGATATCTACTGGGAGCAATAATGGTATTAAAAACTAGTTTTTTGTGGCTCCGCTAGCTAAGGTTTAAAAGCGAGACTATTGATTACGTATTAAACATCGCTTCAAAAGTCaatgttttcatatttataaataaaattaagcaGATTGATATGTTTTTCAAGAAATTATATAAGAAATGCAAAGTTAtgcaatgtaaacaatgcataaGCAAACGGAATGGCATTAGGTTGGTT
This genomic window from Magallana gigas chromosome 5, xbMagGiga1.1, whole genome shotgun sequence contains:
- the LOC136275784 gene encoding uncharacterized protein, which produces MHFGMRSRAEHVSLRWGDVQQKVTSTGEEYLEYRERSTKTRTGVTSESRSFAPKMFENRDNPRCPVLAYKEFARRRPEQMNNPESPFYLRVSRHPEKAWYVNQPMGKNTIGNIVKVMCEAGGIQGRKVNHSARKTAISSLVHAGVPPTIIQQLSGHKNVNSINNYSTASNEQQRHMSSILTNYSSSCSEPPVTEFGSSSSSLDKCSSALPSTSVVPSSNTDDIIHQLLN